One Candidatus Marsarchaeota archaeon genomic window carries:
- a CDS encoding hemerythrin domain-containing protein, whose protein sequence is MGKVYEFMSGEHHEEYELLEQFKLSGSSEYFEKFVSGISRHMEFEEKILFQIVESHTGETVNPLLEEISLQHSRIRSLMQEISQMIKNPGSGENFDAPVSELEQLLNSHDSMEESDFYPWIDEYADPEEVKNAFEKLNAIKPNI, encoded by the coding sequence ATGGGAAAAGTATACGAGTTCATGTCTGGCGAGCATCACGAAGAGTATGAACTTCTCGAGCAGTTCAAGCTTTCAGGATCTTCAGAATACTTCGAAAAGTTTGTGTCAGGGATATCCAGGCATATGGAGTTCGAAGAAAAAATATTATTTCAAATAGTGGAGTCCCATACTGGCGAAACCGTAAATCCGCTGCTTGAGGAGATATCGCTGCAGCATTCCAGGATAAGGTCCCTGATGCAGGAAATAAGCCAGATGATTAAGAATCCAGGATCCGGGGAAAATTTCGATGCACCTGTTTCAGAGCTCGAGCAGCTACTCAATTCTCACGATTCCATGGAGGAATCGGACTTCTATCCTTGGATTGACGAGTACGCCGATCCGGAAGAGGTAAAGAATGCATTCGAAAAGCTTAATGCCATAAAACCAAACATTTAA
- a CDS encoding PadR family transcriptional regulator, translating to MPRGYCNCGPFRVDIVPKGLLKPLVLKLLSERPMHGFELMEQIFEKTNGMWRPGPAAIYPTLEWLEANGYIKSDETERKPEKTRRQYSITKKGTEALEDYEKSAKEIKKRMQEFSTVYGRI from the coding sequence ATGCCAAGAGGCTATTGCAACTGCGGCCCTTTCAGGGTAGACATAGTGCCGAAGGGACTGCTCAAGCCCCTGGTCCTTAAATTGCTCTCTGAAAGGCCAATGCATGGCTTTGAGCTTATGGAGCAGATATTCGAGAAGACCAACGGCATGTGGAGGCCTGGCCCTGCTGCAATATATCCTACGCTTGAGTGGCTCGAGGCAAACGGCTACATAAAATCCGATGAAACAGAAAGGAAGCCTGAAAAGACGAGAAGGCAGTACTCAATAACCAAGAAAGGCACCGAAGCCCTGGAAGACTACGAGAAATCGGCAAAGGAAATCAAAAAAAGGATGCAGGAGTTCAGCACAGTATATGGCAGGATATAA
- a CDS encoding methyltransferase domain-containing protein gives MHIDLPEPYKRFKRGPQVILPKDIGIIIAYSGVNKQSFCIDAGTGSGWLAVALAMVCKRVVSYDVREDFIRIAEKNKAMAKVDNLEFRNADITKGIKERDADLITLDMPSAEKALGKCKKSLKDGGMVVGYLPHVEQVARFIKRLEKGGFYDIRTYECMLRDILVRQEGIRPSTKGIWHTAYLVFAKNRAKPRLSVLQ, from the coding sequence ATGCACATAGACTTGCCGGAACCTTATAAGCGCTTCAAGCGCGGGCCTCAGGTGATACTTCCAAAGGACATAGGGATAATAATAGCATATTCTGGCGTAAACAAGCAAAGCTTTTGCATTGATGCAGGCACCGGAAGCGGATGGCTTGCCGTGGCTCTGGCCATGGTATGCAAACGTGTTGTGAGCTATGACGTAAGGGAGGACTTCATCAGGATCGCTGAAAAGAACAAAGCAATGGCAAAGGTCGACAATCTCGAATTCAGGAATGCCGACATAACGAAGGGGATCAAAGAGAGGGATGCCGACCTTATAACGCTTGACATGCCGAGCGCAGAAAAGGCTTTGGGGAAATGCAAAAAAAGCTTGAAGGACGGCGGCATGGTCGTTGGCTACCTGCCGCACGTAGAGCAGGTCGCACGTTTTATAAAAAGGCTTGAAAAGGGCGGCTTCTACGACATACGCACGTATGAATGCATGCTCAGGGATATCCTGGTAAGGCAGGAGGGCATAAGGCCTTCCACCAAGGGCATTTGGCATACTGCGTATTTGGTTTTTGCAAAAAACAGGGCAAAGCCAAGGCTAAGTGTTTTACAATGA
- the topA gene encoding DNA topoisomerase I produces the protein MNTLIIAEKPSVALRIAIALGNGSQKRIVHGKTSYFQIESESGSLFVAPAVGHLFTIKQVGTSRGYPILDVEWAPSYEASKSSAFTKQYLDAIKDIARQCSEFINACDYDIEGTVIGTNVIKAVMDEPVEKLSVHAKRMKFSTTTTKDLSEAFRNLSDLDLNNFYAGETRHMLDWIWGINLSRALTYALGSIGSSKPLSIGRVQGPTLALLAKREKEIAAFTPRPFWRVFVYINGTQFQNTRGDIFDKNTAIAALHETEANIRNAVFEEVKKSEEKRWPYPPFDLTSLQLEASRVFRFDPSATLAIAQSLYEHSYISYPRTSSQKLPFSLGLPNIIKALGENPDYEAIAKRLVQQGRFKPIEGKKTDEAHPAIFPTGSAPKGLTKQESMLYDLIARRFLACFDEPAVVARINAKAAIGSEHYSASGAKVLSNGWLDTYKYARIEEREMKEFIAGNTYPAENPSIEDLETKPPKRYTKASLIAELEKRELGTKATRASIVDTLFKRGYIEGSSISVTAFGMSVFDSLQKNCPMIMEESTTRELEEDMDGIAKGAKKEDEVLARGKKMLLEALAMFDKNRLQISESMKAGLMESSVLGICPKCGGNLIIRHSRAGKQFVACSNYPKCTNTYPLVQKAKIVPTGRVCEYCKTPIVKVIRKGMRPFEMDLDPNCTHRLVQFRKKEDAAAKPQQQSESSNAAATADSMAGPAPKKKTARPKRRPKGKAKAKKTRSKSKKNG, from the coding sequence TTGAATACTTTGATAATAGCCGAAAAGCCCAGTGTAGCACTGCGCATAGCCATTGCGCTCGGGAACGGCTCGCAGAAAAGGATTGTGCATGGAAAGACCAGCTATTTCCAGATAGAATCAGAAAGCGGGTCGCTGTTCGTAGCTCCTGCAGTCGGCCACCTGTTTACGATAAAGCAGGTAGGCACCTCAAGGGGCTACCCTATCCTTGATGTAGAATGGGCGCCTTCGTACGAAGCCAGCAAGAGCTCTGCCTTCACAAAGCAGTATCTTGACGCCATAAAGGACATAGCCAGGCAGTGCAGCGAATTCATAAATGCTTGCGACTACGACATAGAAGGCACTGTGATAGGCACAAACGTAATAAAAGCCGTGATGGACGAGCCGGTAGAAAAATTGAGCGTGCATGCTAAACGCATGAAGTTTTCTACCACTACGACTAAGGACCTAAGCGAAGCCTTCAGGAACCTTTCCGACCTTGATTTGAACAATTTCTATGCTGGCGAGACAAGGCACATGCTGGATTGGATATGGGGCATAAACCTAAGCCGCGCTTTGACATACGCCCTGGGCAGCATAGGCAGCAGCAAGCCTTTGAGCATAGGCAGGGTGCAGGGCCCGACACTCGCGCTGCTCGCAAAGAGGGAAAAGGAAATCGCTGCATTTACGCCAAGGCCGTTCTGGCGCGTTTTTGTATACATAAACGGCACCCAGTTCCAGAACACAAGAGGCGACATTTTTGACAAAAATACAGCAATCGCAGCGCTGCATGAGACAGAAGCAAATATAAGAAATGCTGTTTTTGAAGAAGTGAAAAAAAGCGAGGAAAAACGCTGGCCGTACCCTCCATTTGACCTGACTTCGCTGCAGCTGGAAGCAAGCCGCGTATTCAGGTTCGACCCTTCTGCGACATTGGCAATCGCGCAAAGCCTGTATGAGCATTCCTATATATCCTATCCCAGGACATCTTCCCAGAAGCTGCCGTTTTCGCTTGGGCTTCCTAATATAATAAAAGCCCTGGGCGAAAATCCGGATTACGAAGCTATAGCGAAAAGGCTTGTGCAGCAGGGCAGGTTCAAGCCAATAGAAGGCAAAAAGACAGATGAAGCGCATCCTGCAATATTCCCTACCGGAAGCGCGCCTAAGGGCCTTACGAAACAGGAGAGCATGCTTTATGACCTTATAGCCAGGAGGTTTCTTGCATGCTTCGACGAGCCGGCCGTGGTTGCAAGGATAAATGCCAAAGCCGCCATTGGCTCAGAGCATTATTCCGCAAGCGGCGCCAAAGTGCTTAGCAACGGCTGGCTGGATACATACAAGTATGCAAGGATCGAGGAACGCGAGATGAAGGAGTTTATAGCAGGGAACACTTACCCTGCGGAAAACCCAAGCATCGAAGACCTTGAGACTAAGCCGCCAAAGAGATATACAAAGGCAAGCCTGATTGCTGAGCTCGAAAAGAGGGAGCTCGGCACAAAGGCTACAAGGGCGAGCATTGTGGATACGCTTTTCAAGCGCGGCTATATAGAGGGCTCAAGCATATCAGTGACGGCTTTCGGCATGAGCGTTTTCGACTCCCTGCAAAAAAACTGCCCTATGATAATGGAGGAGAGCACAACAAGGGAGCTTGAGGAAGACATGGATGGCATTGCAAAAGGCGCGAAAAAGGAGGACGAAGTGCTGGCGCGCGGCAAGAAGATGCTGCTCGAGGCTTTGGCCATGTTCGACAAGAACAGGCTGCAGATATCAGAATCGATGAAGGCAGGGCTTATGGAAAGCAGCGTGCTTGGAATATGCCCGAAGTGCGGAGGCAATCTCATAATAAGGCATTCGCGCGCAGGGAAGCAGTTTGTTGCATGCTCAAACTATCCAAAGTGCACCAACACCTATCCGCTTGTGCAAAAGGCGAAGATAGTGCCTACAGGCAGGGTATGCGAGTATTGCAAAACGCCCATAGTAAAAGTCATAAGGAAAGGCATGAGGCCTTTTGAGATGGATCTTGACCCGAACTGCACGCACAGGCTTGTGCAGTTCAGGAAAAAGGAGGATGCAGCGGCCAAGCCGCAGCAGCAAAGCGAAAGCTCAAATGCAGCAGCCACTGCCGACAGCATGGCTGGGCCCGCGCCGAAGAAGAAAACAGCAAGGCCAAAGCGCAGGCCAAAGGGCAAGGCCAAGGCCAAAAAAACAAGGTCGAAATCAAAGAAAAACGGTTGA
- a CDS encoding EamA family transporter: MTFTIYLVIFITLFAAAVASSAQILFKSQLSKHKPGILGIVKMIFTNKLIIAGLMGYLGSLVVYLYALSKAPLSVVYPIFASSFIFVTLLSAKFLHEGLDYKRAIGIFAIFAGIVIIAISYA; encoded by the coding sequence ATGACCTTTACAATATACCTGGTTATATTTATAACACTTTTTGCTGCCGCTGTGGCATCGTCAGCCCAAATATTATTCAAGTCGCAGCTGTCCAAGCATAAGCCTGGGATTTTAGGCATAGTAAAAATGATATTCACAAACAAACTGATAATAGCTGGCCTGATGGGCTACCTTGGCAGCCTTGTAGTCTACCTATATGCCCTATCCAAAGCCCCTCTGTCGGTGGTTTACCCTATTTTTGCGAGCAGCTTCATATTCGTAACGCTGCTTTCGGCAAAATTCCTCCATGAAGGCCTGGACTACAAGCGAGCCATTGGCATATTTGCAATATTTGCAGGCATAGTCATAATAGCCATATCATACGCGTGA
- a CDS encoding EamA family transporter has protein sequence MQRRKLENISMLLGSTLLGAIGQVLFKYALAVNMLLIIGVGILAYFFSTIIYFYVLTRANLSWAYSIGGLSYIFAVLLAATVLGETVTPLRWLGVLIISAGVVLVGAS, from the coding sequence ATGCAGAGGCGCAAGCTGGAAAACATCTCAATGCTGCTCGGGTCTACGCTGCTTGGAGCAATAGGGCAGGTGCTATTCAAATACGCGCTGGCCGTCAATATGCTGCTTATAATAGGCGTCGGCATCCTGGCGTATTTTTTCTCAACTATAATATACTTCTACGTGCTTACGCGCGCAAACCTCAGCTGGGCGTATAGCATAGGCGGCTTAAGCTATATATTTGCTGTGCTGCTTGCTGCCACGGTCCTGGGCGAGACTGTCACGCCACTGCGCTGGCTCGGCGTGCTGATAATAAGCGCAGGCGTTGTGCTTGTTGGGGCAAGCTGA
- a CDS encoding 30S ribosomal protein S15, producing the protein MARLHTKRHGKSKSRKPILGSGSIIEGAENDKDKIVKYAVEYAKQGLPPALIGEKLKKDHSVPYINHMLGKKLEAVLKENGIQESVPYDMLALMKKAVKLRKHLEKNKQDVSNTVRLGRIEAKIWRLTKYYIKSGKLPDGWRYNPKQAELLVKGH; encoded by the coding sequence ATGGCAAGATTGCATACTAAAAGGCACGGAAAGTCGAAGTCAAGAAAGCCCATTCTTGGGAGCGGCAGCATTATAGAAGGGGCGGAAAACGACAAGGATAAGATAGTCAAATATGCTGTTGAATATGCAAAGCAGGGGCTGCCTCCGGCTTTGATAGGGGAGAAGCTTAAAAAGGACCACAGTGTGCCTTATATAAACCATATGCTTGGAAAGAAACTTGAGGCTGTCCTTAAGGAAAACGGCATACAGGAAAGCGTGCCTTATGATATGCTTGCGCTTATGAAAAAGGCAGTGAAGCTGCGCAAGCACCTTGAGAAGAACAAGCAGGATGTAAGCAACACCGTAAGGCTTGGCAGGATAGAGGCAAAGATATGGAGGCTTACAAAGTATTACATAAAAAGCGGCAAGCTGCCGGATGGGTGGAGATACAATCCGAAGCAGGCCGAGCTGCTGGTGAAGGGGCACTGA